The DNA segment AGTAGTTTGAGTGTttcgtttctgtgtgtgtgggtgtgtgggttttttaaTGCGAGCCGAACGGAACGGGGTTAAAATGGAATTTTGAGCAttcagtagtagtagtattggTTAACAGTACCAGATCAGCACAAGTATTAAACTGTATCACACTTACCGGTTCAATGCTGGCCTTATCCTTTGCCTCGTTCGATTTGCCCTCCGCTGCCTCGCGCTTGCTGatcttcttcgtcttcgttTCCGGTTCCGCTGTGGCATTCTTCGGTACGCGCACCACCGTCATCGTACCGTTACCATCGGTAATTACCACCTCATCAGCTGCCGCTTCAATGTCTGTCTTGAGATTACGCGGATCAAGCGGGAGGATCAGATCGTCCTTGCGGCCGATCACATCCTGCGCCGGGCACTGATCGTACGGCACACAGACGCAATCCTCAATACCGTTTCCGTTGGCGAATTGACTGTACTGTCCACCGTTAGCACCGAACTGGCCTCCATTGGCACCGAACTGCTGGCCTCCATTTGCACCGAACTGCTGGCCTCCATTTGCTCCGAACTGTCCTCCGCTAGAGCCAAACTGTCCTCCGTTCGCGGCATACTGTCCATTGGTGTATTGACTGTACTTGCTGTAGTTGTTGCCGGAGTACGTGCCCAAACCGTTCGAGGCGGCCGGACCCTTAACGTTCAGCTCCTTCTTATACAGCGCCGGATTGGAGGAATGGAAGCCCGCTCCATTGCCACCCTGGTACGCACTGGAGCTTTCGCCACTGTACAGCGAATTGCTGCCAAACTGTGCCGGTCCCTGGTTGTACAGACTGCTCTGGCCTCCCTGCCCGAACGAAGATGACGAACCCTCAAACACAGGCTTCGACTGGGCGGCATACACTCCCGACTGCCCGAagccattgttgttgttaacgCCCTTCAGCTCTTTGTAATCAAAGTCTGACCCAGCGAGAGGTGAAAATCCACCGCCCGAAAGTCCCTGAGCGCCACCGTAAACGCCGCCAGCCGAGTAGAGGCCGCTGTTGAAGCTAGACGAGCTGGATCCGCCAACGACGGCCGAACCGCTCAGTACCGAAGCGCCCACCGGGCCAGGATTGTTCACCACGACCGTCTTCGAATCGGCCGCACCGTCAATGTGGTGGTAGTGATGGTGAATGTGCTGCTCTACCGGTTTTACCAGCGGTCCTTCGTTGAGCACAAGTCCCGGCTTCGAGAGGGGACTCTCGTAGATCTTCTCGCCAGCTCCGATCGGTTCGAACTCGAACGGTGGTGTATCGCCCTCGTAGATCGGTCCGAGTGGTTTCGATGGGTAGGCGGACGCGTAACTGGGGCCAGCGAACGAGTTCGGCGGTCCACTGTACGGTGGACGCTGCTGGGGTCCGGCATAGCCGATCTTGTGCTGCGCGTGGTTCGGTACGGGCATCGGTTTCGGCGGTCCGTACGGTCCCTGGTGCTGTGGCTTGGGTGGGTAAGCTTGCTGCTGTGGTGGCTGCGGAGGACGCTGGGCGTACTGTTGGGGCGGTAGCGGTGGCCCTCGTACCGGGGGTCTCGGTCGTGGCGGTTGCTGCTGGGCGTAGATCGGATAGTACGGTCGTTTGCCTTCGATCGATTCGCCTTGACCGTCACACTGCATCAACCCGAGCGAACACAGCTTGTCCTTGATGATGTTACGTGCCTGCGCATCGTCCGCATTCTGGAGAGCGTCCTGCACCGACGGATCGCTGTACACCTCGTCGAACCCTTCGAGGCTGCGCCCTTGCCGACCGCTGTCGAGGATGAACTTCAGGATGTCCTCGTCGCTAACCTCGGTGACGTTTTGCTGGGAAGCGGGCAGTACTCCGATGTCCTGCCGCTTCTCGCGCACCTTCTCCTCGCCCTGCAGTCCATCCTCGAGCGGAAGCCAACCCCACTCGTCAGCACCGATGACGGCAACCGCTGACAGCACTAGCAGCAGTGCTGCGGATCCTAGCAATCGCATCGTAGTTTGACTGCTCTACAGGCAAGcacaaagaaagagagagaaaaagaagaaagagaaaataaaaatacaattacGCACTGTTTCCGAGCTTCCGGATAGTGTATGCCACTGGCCACCACATTCGTCCGATGACTTCCGCGGAAAGAAATGATTACCCATCTGACCATCGAAATAACCCCcgccgaggaggaggaggaggaggcctCCGCTGCAATGGTGACTTTGTTATTGTGGTTACCAGCCACGATTACCTAACAACCTTCCCATCTCTCTGACCGCATCGCTCACTGACAACGCGTGAGGTAATATGCATTCAACCTCCTCCTTCCtgtgtttctttgtttatCTTTAGTGGCTGTGGAGCTGTGGCTTGAGCAGAAACCGCGCCGGTAAGACGCCGAGCAGTGTAAAGGCGAAAGTGACCGCATCCAATCGCTCGGAAGTCGAGTCAAATTCGGCCCCGCAGTTGGTGTTTACGGTGTGAATTATCGTCCGCACCAATGCCCTGCGGGTTAAGAAGTGTATGACCGAGCACCGTTGGAAGAAAGGCTGAAAAGCAGCGAAGGTGTACACGTTAGCTGATCGATCCACCTAGAGAGGAGTCGATGATTTCTCAAAAATGTTTGTTGAACTTGACATTGTCGATCATCGTGGTCGATCTTTAGTGAACAGAGATTTTTAAAGGAGTTTCTGTAACGTTATTTTCAGTATCTCTTTGTCAAGACTGACAAATAGTGTCGAGCAGTCCCGGAAATAAGTGCAACGTACAATTCCCGCCCGCTCCCCCCGGGTCACAATAGCGTGATGACCCTGATGTACCACAAACGATGTATTTTCCTTTCACCCTTTGCCTGAACCGACGCGGTGAAATGGCGGGCCAAGTGAACCACCGAAGCAAATGGTTTGAATTTTGCATAAAACCAGCACAAAGAAACATCCAACGACCGCCGACGATCTTGCTGGCTTTGCGTGTGCCTGTTGAAACCTACGGTAAACAATAACCTTTTTACCCTTTGTGAACGCCCCTCACCTTCCCCTCGGTTTCGGTTCGCTTGGCTTACGAAATCCATCTCAAGCTAACTTATCCCGGGAATGGTTGGCCTCGAAAATGTTTCACTTCCTTGCCCGGCTTTTTAACGGCACCTGGGGAAAAtgggcgagtgtgtgtgtgtgtgaagatgAGAAGCAAAACTTCACCACAGCCAGCATACAATGCGCCAGGCCCGATATAAAGAAGACGAAAGTGTTTCACTGATTTGATCGTCAACGGggcgaagaaagaaaagggaaaaggtgAAAAAGTATGGCATCACACAAGTATAAACAGGAAGAATCGTTAAACTGTACGTAGGGGTCCGAACCGTACAGACGTTGATGTGGATGGCTGtagcacagaaaaaaaacggaaactttTACTTTCGCAAAATGTATGACTCGCGCAAGTGTCTTATTATCTTGTAGCTGAAGCGATCTTGTGTTGCCTTGTTTTGCAGCAAAGATCAACTGTTTACATTTGACggtgaagaaaagaaaagcacattCGAATTATGAATGAACTcatgcaaacacaaacaaaaaaattaaatttctgaAGCTGCTGAAATTGAATAATGCTGCTTCGATCACAACGATCACGATCGTTTATTGTCAAAAATATCGACAAAGATGAACGACCGGATCGGATCAACTTCCGACTCGGTTCGCCCCTATAAGGAAGGTAGTTCCTTCGCCGCTCACCGAAAGTGGTACCATGTGAGAAGTgtcatcgtgtgtgtgtgtgctgttgtgttgtggtCACCGCTAGAGAAATGAGGTCGCGTCGTTGCATAATTCGCACAACCAACGCAGAAACCACCACCGTCATCGACACCAGATGATTGCGCGAATTTGTCTGCCTTcacactgtttttttgtgtctgtgcgtgtggttcgttccttttttttgccccaTCGTCTTGTACTGCTCTCAACTGGCCAACGCCACATGATCACCTTCCTGCGGAGGTTAGACTTCCACCCTCGAGGGCGGCGTGTGCAAGTGTTGTCGCGTCTTTACTCGCAAATCTTAGGGTGGGaatatgaaaagtgaaatttacCCGTTTGTTTACCGTGACTGGTTATGGTCAACCGTTGTACAACCGTCGCCGCTGCAGGCGCGTGGGCGGTTGGCGTTTGGCGAACCCGCGTGTCTAGACACGACCTGCCAAAATAACGAAAATTACGAAATATGCGGGCTGGGCAGGACACATACCGCTGCCAAGATCGAGCCGTTTTCATAGCGCTTTTCCTCTACCCGCCCTAATCGAGCAGGAAGGGAGCAAACGTTTCTGCTCTAATCGGTAAACTCGCCATGCCTTATTTTGAACAAGACGTTGGGTGTAAGTGGAGTTACGTGAAAGATGAAATGTCTTTGTtttgagctgctgctgtgtgtggcTGAGATGTTTTATTGTCCTCTTCCCACCCCCCTTACTTCCGAAAAGCAAGGGGAAAAGAACCGCGTATGCGTACGATGAAAGTGTGAGTGTTTTGGATCGGATCAGCGATTTGCATACAATGAGCTCACGGCGGGAATCTTGCTGGAACCATAAACAGTAGTTTACCAAACTTTCTCGCACCGCCGGCAGATATGAAagtgcgatgatgatggtggcgatGCATATGGTCTGGATGGCAATTTACGGCGCCAATATCTTTAGTAGATGGCAGCAGTATTCAACTGTGTTATATAATATGAATATGCCATAAGGAGGAGGAGGTTGGGGGAATTTAGGATAATTAACACAATTAGTGAAGTTGTGCAAATCTCCTAATCTGCTTGACACAGATTGGTAATTTAAGATGTAATTTCAATGTTATGGAGCAGTCTAAagcaattttttgttttattcaatttaatttatgaaGATCTTACACTTGAACGATTTTGAACGAATGATGACGATCTTACACAACCAAGGCCAATGGATCTTATAATTTACAGAGTATGATATCAAATCTAATATAGATCTACTTTGCATTCCTAGGAATATCTACTGATGCCAGAGATTATAAATGGAGTCAGTTTAAGTTGTGTTAACAAGCATCGTTTtcttataaaatatttaaatcattaCATGATCATTTCAAAGAACTCTAAACCATTATTTAAAGTTCATTGCACCTTTGCTCATGCAAGCGCTTCACAAAGGGGCATAAAACTTACACCTCTATAAAACTTTCCCTCTTGTTCTAATAAGCACTACCATCTTAGCAGTCAAAGAATTCTCTTTCCCTTTCATTTACTGTTTACGGGTGAACGATCGTCAAACGACCATTAATCCCACCGCGCGTCTTGTTCTTAAAGCATAATCTCTGTTTTCCCGTTACTTCGTTATGCATCTTTCATCTCCCTTTTCATCctaccaaaaccaaacccatcGATCGAGATGCTGTTTGACTCGTTGGGTGCGCTTCGTTTGTTCGTTATAGAAACAGCACTAGCAGTTcaaaaaagttttaatttaaagcCCGCTGAAAGTCACCGGAACGGAATCCCAACCGTTGAAGCATTTGGTGTGATGGTTTTGTCTGTCACTAACCTTTCCGTTAATACTTTTCACTGATCTTCCACTGTGCAACGCCTTAATAACGGATGCAGCAAACTGTTACAGCAGCACAATTCGCGACGCTTCACTGTGATCACTCGTCCGCGTGTGGGactttttcacttttgctTAAGATGCACACCAAACTCTCACTACActcgtttgtgtttttttgcgatCGTTCGTATCGTATTCGATGTAGCCTTTCGATTTTAACCGTTCACTCCAAACGTGCTCTCCAGTACCAAGAGCTACTAATCCCCAACACTCTGCGCTCTGTATGCTTTCACTGCCGAATGTGGTCTACCATTCCGGCTAAACTGCACAGCTCGAACTGACTTCGGCCAACGGCAACCGGATTGTTTTATAGAACCCCACCGCCGACGGAACGCCGGGCGGCCTCTCACGAAGCCGAATAGTGGAGGGTAcgcgtttgtttaccttcctCCACACCTACGACGATCGTGTGTTCGCTGATCGTGTCCCGCTCCCCTTTGAAAAGAGTTGTGTCCCGCTCCGGCACGGTACAGCCGAGACCCGGTTACAAGATCCGCATCCGAAGCCAAAAAgcgatgaaaaaaaattaaactccCGTAAAAAATTACCGTAACCGAAGAAAGCGGACTGCAACTACCGAGATCGGTTTGTCAGCGGGGCTtggaagagcgagagagagagagagagggagggagagggtgAAGAAAACTTCTGCACGGGGAGAACCGCTGCGTTTAGCCATCGTATGGAAACGATCTGAAACgtagacacacatacacgggaTTGCTGATGATAGTGGAAGTCTTTGACCTGGCGGATGAGCTAAAAATCTTGCCCATCGTTAGCACGGCCGACCAGCCTTCAGCCTATGTCAGATCGAACATAGGGGTAGAGTACTTTCTCTTTCACTACCATTGGTGCATTGGTTGCGTTGATCTGAACGTTCAGCTTCTTTATTCCTTCGTGTCGGGGATGCGAAGGGACGGCGCGGTCCTTTAGCGTGAAATGCTGGGTGGTGAGCCGGGTTTATTGACATCATGCCTcaactcacatacacacacaaacctacGCCTCTTACGGTCGAACGCTGGCGCTAGGGGCGATTCGGAACATGGCGAAGGaaaagggtggtggtggtagataTTACGCTACATTTTGTATCTTTAGCGCATAGCGTTTGTGTGTCTCGAATCCACAAAAGTTGACCGCGTGAACAGTTCAGTTGGAGGATTACATGATCACACTCTCGAACGGGCCCGGGAGGTGCAGTAGGATGAATCATCGCGCACggtgagagaaagagtgagagagcgagagcgaaagagGGCCAAACGTGAGCCATTTCCGAAACGGATGGCTGACCGATGCACGAAACGGATGACTTCAACAAATTGGGGTTTCGCGCCTTACCTAccattgaagtctttcgtgCATTTCGTCGATCGTGGCAGAAACGGGCAAAACTGACCTACAGAGCGATTGCGGCTTTTTCTTGGAAATGGAATGGGATTTAAAGGAAATGATGAAAGCATTTTACTACGCGTACGCGCGGATCCGTGTTTTGATGACAgatttattgatatttttgaCCACTTGTTGTTTCTGTTATACAAATGGGTGAAATGTTCGTTCTACGATTGAAAAGCAgattcttatttttttaattgatttaatgtTGTTGATAACTGTATAGCTTTGTTAGTATCCTTCCAATTAGTAAGTAAAAGAGTAAACTatacatcaacaacaaaaatactaAAACTCCCTCTCGAAATCCTGTCCGTAGCCGAAAAAA comes from the Anopheles coluzzii chromosome 2, AcolN3, whole genome shotgun sequence genome and includes:
- the LOC120950465 gene encoding uncharacterized protein LOC120950465 isoform X2 — encoded protein: MRLLGSAALLLVLSAVAVIGADEWGWLPLEDGLQGEEKVREKRQDIGVLPASQQNVTEVSDEDILKFILDSGRQGRSLEGFDEVYSDPSVQDALQNADDAQARNIIKDKLCSLGLMQCDGQGESIEGKRPYYPIYAQQQPPRPRPPVRGPPLPPQQYAQRPPQPPQQQAYPPKPQHQGPYGPPKPMPVPNHAQHKIGYAGPQQRPPYSGPPNSFAGPSYASAYPSKPLGPIYEGDTPPFEFEPIGAGEKIYESPLSKPGLVLNEGPLVKPVEQHIHHHYHHIDGAADSKTVVVNNPGPVGASVLSGSAVVGGSSSSSFNSGLYSAGGVYGGAQGLSGGGFSPLAGSDFDYKELKGVNNNNGFGQSGVYAAQSKPVFEGSSSSFGQGGQSSLYNQGPAQFGSNSLYSGESSSAYQGGNGAGFHSSNPALYKKELNVKGPAASNGLGTYSGNNYSKYSQYTNGQYAANGGQFGSSGGQFGANGGQQFGANGGQQFGANGGQFGANGGQYSQFANGNGIEDCVCVPYDQCPAQDVIGRKDDLILPLDPRNLKTDIEAAADEVVITDGNGTMTVVRVPKNATAEPETKTKKISKREAAEGKSNEAKDKASIEPSVPTPAPGHAQGSPTISFPSSRRRRRATDVSVPESLEEGQETVKQIEEPVAVEPSSVQEKSFSTEKRQAYYGPRPGQQQQQCSGRQVCCRKPVYRNPASQNLGKCGVRNAQGINGRIKNPVYVDGDSEFGEYPWQVAILKKDPKESVYVCGGTLIDNLYIITAAHCVKTYNGFDLRVRLGEWDVNHDVEFYPYIERDIISVQVHPEYYAGTLDNDLAILKMDRPVDLTSAPHIAPACLPDKHTDFSGQRCWTTGWGKDAFGDYGKYQNILKEVDVPIVNHYQCQNQLRQTRLGYTYNLNQGFICAGGEEGKDACKGDGGGPLVCERNGVWQVVGVVSWGIGCGQANVPGVYVKVAHYLDWINQVRGRF